The following coding sequences lie in one Daphnia pulex isolate KAP4 chromosome 1, ASM2113471v1 genomic window:
- the LOC124191360 gene encoding sodium/potassium-transporting ATPase subunit beta-1-interacting protein-like has protein sequence MACNQRLFLFTICTLQLISTIERQVFDLLGYQWLPIAANFLHIIFIIIGFFGGYQYRRSYLITFAVWLFLWLAWNLFIICFYLDVGVLDKDSDVLNLGTGAASWWEVNGIGCRPYFTVNGSLATPLHINVQLADVLRPPRPDWVDGCLLNYYYVEVIHAAVQLILAPIAFLSAVLILRTYTTEEEMYVQRKPRSRATSLYSVQYSSTRGRSSPLEDDMELNAQQLNTLTINNSNDPNRPMTPRRVKRRSGRGSGRHPRSSQRNRANTNPAGYSTGTSVSVGMVNEGYSSGTLSREVQNGTLTSQRSNGRESLRKKRYVNPVNRLMDESSTSNDSMPALPAYFPSSHPNGGYPPPPPVNRDRLPSRSGPPPPSRPPAHLPPHPAGHSNPLYQSSRPNSVYSVSANVDLDYRPPSAHSSYSNWHGQRSAMPLPANGHTSNNLHGHSPTPSTATTTNVSTFGVQSNTYDVGKLSSVNGYSRSAAHHQNNYGSRNGYDQDHY, from the exons ATGGCTTGCAACCAGAGGCTTTTCCTATTCACAATATGCACTCTACAGTTG ATCTCAACAATAGAAAGACAAGTATTTGATCTGCTTGGCTACCAGTGGTTGCCTATTGCAGCCAACTTTCTTcacatcatcttcatcataaTTGGATTCTTTGGTGGTTACCAGTACAGGAGAAGCTATCTCATTACA tTTGCTGTGTGGCTGTTTTTGTGGTTAGCATGGAACCTTTTTATCATCTGCTTCTACCTCGATGTTGGCGTTCTAGATAAG GATAGTGATGTGCTCAATCTCGGAACGGGTGCCGCTTCATGGTGGGAAGTTAATGGAATTGGATGCCGACCTTATTTTACCGTCAACGGATCATTGGCCACACCACTACACATTAATGTTCAATTGGCCGATGTTCTCCGGCCACCTCGTCCCGATTGGGTTGACGGCTGCCTTCTCAACTATTATTACGTCGAAGTTATTCATGCTGCTGTGCAGTTGATTTTAGCg CCGATTGCTTTCTTGAGCGCAGTGCTGATCTTACGAACGTACacaactgaagaagaaatgt atgTTCAACGTAAGCCTCGTAGTAGAGCCACCTCCCTGTATTCAGTTCAATACAGTTCCACGCGTGGCCGGAGTTCGCCGTTGGAGGACGACATGGAGTTGAATGCCCAACAATTGAACACGTTGAcgatcaacaacagcaacgatCCTAATCGGCCAATGACTCCTCGGCGAGTTAAACGGCGAAGCGGAAGAGGCAGTGGGCGTCATCCCCGGAGCAGCCAGAGAAATCGTGCCAACACCAACCCTGCTGGGTACAGCACAGGAACGTCCGTGTCGGTCGGCATGGTTAACGAAGGCTACAGCAGTGGGACGTTATCAAGAGAAGTTCAAAATGGAACTCTCACCTCACAGCGAAGTAACGGCCGAGAATCTCTCCGGAAGAAACGTTACGTCAATCCCGTCAATAGGTTAATGGACGAATCGTCAACGTCTAACGATTCTATGCCAGCTTTGCCGGCCTATTTCCCGTCATCTCATCCCAATGGTGGTTACCCACCACCTCCGCCAGTAAACCGTGATCGGTTACCCAGCCGTTCTGGACCGCCGCCTCCTAGTCGGCCACCAGCGCATCTGCCTCCGCATCCTGCTGGTCATTCAAATCCGCTTTACCAAAGTTCCCGACCGAATTCAGTCTACTCCGTTTCAGCAAACGTCGATCTCGACTACCGGCCACCTTCTGCTCATTCGAGCTACTCGAATTGGCACGGTCAGCGAAGTGCTATGCCGTTGCCGGCCAATGGGCATACAAGCAACAATTTACATGGCCACTCGCCGACACCCAGTACAGCCACAACCACCAATGTTTCAACATTTGGCGTTCAATCCAACACGTATGATGTAGGAAAATTGTCCAGCGTCAACGGATACTCCCGGTCAGCAGCTCACCACCAGAATAACTACGGA